From the genome of Papaver somniferum cultivar HN1 unplaced genomic scaffold, ASM357369v1 unplaced-scaffold_75, whole genome shotgun sequence, one region includes:
- the LOC113344228 gene encoding uncharacterized protein LOC113344228, with amino-acid sequence MQPLVSDEFIYIFNKIGREFMGGVEVVRIVLDKYKIATGYKISILKNDKSRYTTKCKEVECSWRINLGPVNGDIYRFSMKAANILHRCSVSLRLKSPPVTTNLVKHLISDHIQGDPSLKPN; translated from the exons ATGCAGCCTCTTGTTTCCGatgaatttatttatatttttaataagaTAGGTAGAGAATTTATGGGTGGTGTTGAAGTTGTTAGAATTGTTTTGGATAAGTACAAGATAGCTACTGGTTACAAGATTAGTATTCTGAAAAATGACAAGAGTCGATATACTACAAAGTGTAAAGAAGTTGAATGTTCATGGAGGATTAACCTTGGGCCTGTGAATGGTGACATTTATCGATTCTCTATGAAAGCTGCTAATATTCTTCACAG ATGTAGTGTTagtttgaggttgaagagtccACCGGTGACAACCAATTTAGTCAAGCATTTGATATCTGACCATATACAAGGAGATCCTAGTTTAAAACCAAATTAG
- the LOC113344237 gene encoding meiotic recombination protein SPO11-2-like isoform X1, translating to MSDLMKSSLFHSHQHLCHAEILTPAEVKARIEVAVLNFLRILNSPTSPAISDLPLIQRSSKNSRVSRGLLTDESSIFLSHSFTTRSLMKPSSAKAFVRVWKVMEMCYQLLMKEKRVTQRELFYKLLCDSPEFFTSQLEVNRSIQDVVALLRCSRHSLGIMASSRGLVAGRLMIQEPNKEVVDCSMCGSSGYAITGDLSLLEKMSIRSDARYIIVVEKHAIFQRLAEDRIFNQIPSILITAKGYPDIATRFLLHRLSRAFPNLPIFALVDWNPAGLAILGTFKFGSIGMGLEAYKYACNVKWLGVRGNDLQLIPEESYVALKPRDLQIAKSLMSCDMLQDSYREELARMVQSGKRAEIEALYFNGYDFL from the exons ATGTCAGATCTGATGAAATCGTCGTTATTCCACTCACACCAACACCTCTGTCACGCAGAAATCCTCACACCAGCAGAAGTTAAAGCAAGAATCGAAGTAGCAGTACTCAATTTCCTCAGAATCTTAAATTCACCAACATCTCCAGCCATATCTGATCTCCCATTGATACAACGAAGCTCGAAAAACAGCCGAGTCAGTCGTGGATTATTAACTGATGAATCGTCGATCTTTCTTTCTCATTCTTTTACTACGAGATCGCTTATGAAACCTAGTTCTGCTAAAGCCTTCGTCAGAG TGTGGAAAGTGATGGAGATGTGTTATCAGTTACTGATGAAGGAGAAGAGAGTTACACAGAGAGAGCTTTTCTATAAATTGTTATGTGATTCGCCTGAATTTTTTACTTCTCAATTAGAGGTTAATCGATCTATTCAAG ATGTTGTTGCGCTGCTTCGATGTAGTAGGCATAGTCTTGGAATCATGGCGTCGAGTCGAGGACTTGTTGCTGGACGTTTGATGATTCAA GAGCCAAACAAAGAAGTAGTGGATTGTTCAATGTGTGGGTCGTCTGGGTATGCGATTACTggggatttgagtttgttagagAAGATGAGTATTAGATCTGATGCGAGATACATTATCGTTGTCGAAAAG CATGCTATATTTCAGAGGCTAGCCGAGGACCGGATATTCAATCAGATTCCAAGCATACTTATTACTGCCAAAGGGTATCCAGACATCGCTACGAG GTTTCTTCTGCATCGGCTCAGCCGAGCTTTCCCAAATTTGCCAATCTTTGCACTGGTTGACTG GAATCCTGCAGGGCTAGCTATACTCGGCACCTTCAAGTTTGGAAGTATAGGGATGGGTTTGGAGGCATACAAATATG CTTGTAATGTTAAATGGCTGGGAGTCCGAGGGAACGATTTACAGCTCATACCTGAAGAATCCTACGTTGCACTGAAGCCACGTGATCTGCAGATAGCTAAAAGCTTGATGTCCTGTGACATGTTGCAG GATTCTTACAGAGAGGAACTGGCAAGGATGGTGCAGAGTGGTAAAAGAGCAGAAATTGAAGCCCTCTATTTCAATGGATATGACTTCCTGTGA
- the LOC113344237 gene encoding meiotic recombination protein SPO11-2-like isoform X2, whose amino-acid sequence MSDLMKSSLFHSHQHLCHAEILTPAEVKARIEVAVLNFLRILNSPTSPAISDLPLIQRSSKNSRVSRGLLTDESSIFLSHSFTTRSLMKPSSAKAFVRVWKVMEMCYQLLMKEKRVTQRELFYKLLCDSPEFFTSQLEVNRSIQDVVALLRCSRHSLGIMASSRGLVAGRLMIQEPNKEVVDCSMCGSSGYAITGDLSLLEKMSIRSDARYIIVVEKHAIFQRLAEDRIFNQIPSILITAKGYPDIATRNPAGLAILGTFKFGSIGMGLEAYKYACNVKWLGVRGNDLQLIPEESYVALKPRDLQIAKSLMSCDMLQDSYREELARMVQSGKRAEIEALYFNGYDFL is encoded by the exons ATGTCAGATCTGATGAAATCGTCGTTATTCCACTCACACCAACACCTCTGTCACGCAGAAATCCTCACACCAGCAGAAGTTAAAGCAAGAATCGAAGTAGCAGTACTCAATTTCCTCAGAATCTTAAATTCACCAACATCTCCAGCCATATCTGATCTCCCATTGATACAACGAAGCTCGAAAAACAGCCGAGTCAGTCGTGGATTATTAACTGATGAATCGTCGATCTTTCTTTCTCATTCTTTTACTACGAGATCGCTTATGAAACCTAGTTCTGCTAAAGCCTTCGTCAGAG TGTGGAAAGTGATGGAGATGTGTTATCAGTTACTGATGAAGGAGAAGAGAGTTACACAGAGAGAGCTTTTCTATAAATTGTTATGTGATTCGCCTGAATTTTTTACTTCTCAATTAGAGGTTAATCGATCTATTCAAG ATGTTGTTGCGCTGCTTCGATGTAGTAGGCATAGTCTTGGAATCATGGCGTCGAGTCGAGGACTTGTTGCTGGACGTTTGATGATTCAA GAGCCAAACAAAGAAGTAGTGGATTGTTCAATGTGTGGGTCGTCTGGGTATGCGATTACTggggatttgagtttgttagagAAGATGAGTATTAGATCTGATGCGAGATACATTATCGTTGTCGAAAAG CATGCTATATTTCAGAGGCTAGCCGAGGACCGGATATTCAATCAGATTCCAAGCATACTTATTACTGCCAAAGGGTATCCAGACATCGCTACGAG GAATCCTGCAGGGCTAGCTATACTCGGCACCTTCAAGTTTGGAAGTATAGGGATGGGTTTGGAGGCATACAAATATG CTTGTAATGTTAAATGGCTGGGAGTCCGAGGGAACGATTTACAGCTCATACCTGAAGAATCCTACGTTGCACTGAAGCCACGTGATCTGCAGATAGCTAAAAGCTTGATGTCCTGTGACATGTTGCAG GATTCTTACAGAGAGGAACTGGCAAGGATGGTGCAGAGTGGTAAAAGAGCAGAAATTGAAGCCCTCTATTTCAATGGATATGACTTCCTGTGA
- the LOC113344235 gene encoding PIN2/TERF1-interacting telomerase inhibitor 1-like: MAAPEAPLCYVGVSRRSAAFRLMKTMGWEEGEGLGKDKQGIKGHVRVKNKQDTSGVGLDQVKNNWAFDTTQFDNILKRLKVQAAVHIEDDDDDDKEGKKVSSVDAEKVEAKEVKETVVKSTRPQGRYQKRERGKRVNGYSLKDLEGILVKKTEKEDVQLDELSELETKATAESNSCQDEDKPNDVPVNWWGIKYGFVSGGLLGATSKPKKKSKRSSDDAPGSGKRAVFHEQDQEDLYNLCQDKATTGKQGLGAKGKSKKIAGADWKGKKTSFSDSEDDDEEEDGEDTNEEDDESEDSAEPCSPVKEKLSEVVITERSDEEKVNLKKLCKKLLRQAPGKSMKLKDLRSLIEAQSPSVFSKFSSKRGALSYLKQKLLGSKKFHLDRKKVSLPQ; encoded by the exons ATGGCGGCACCTGAAGCTCCTCTCTGCTATGTTGGAGTTTCTAGAAGATCTGCCGCTTTCCGCCTCATGAAAACAATG GGATGGGAAGAAGGTGAAGGACTTGGAAAAGATAAACAAGGAATTAAAGGTCATGTTCGAGTTAAAAACAAGCAGGATACTTCAG GTGTTGGTTTGGACCAAGTGAAGAACAATTGGGCATTTGATACTACGCAATTTGATAATATTCTGAAAAGATTGAAAGTG CAAGCGGCAGTACacattgaagatgatgatgacgatgataaaGAAG GCAAGAAAGTTTCTTCCGTTGATGCTGAGAAAGTTGAAGCTAAAGAAGTCAAGGAGACTGTCGTTAAGAGTACTCGTCCACAGGGCAG ATACCAAAAGAGGGAAAGAGGGAAGCGTGTTAATGGATATTCTTTGAAAGATCTTGAgggaattctt GTCAAAAAAACCGAAAAGGAGGATGTACAACTAGATGAACTATCGGAATTGGAGACAAAAGCGACAGCTGAGTCGAATAGCTGCCAAGATGAAG ACAAGCCAAACGACGTGCCAGTAAATTGGTGGGGCATTAAATACGGATTCGTTTCTGGGGGACTTCTTGGAGCAACGTCTAAACCGAAGAAGAAATCTAAACGAAGTTCTGATGATGCACCTGGATCAGGCAAAAGGGCTGTTTTTCATGAACAAGATCAAGAAGATCTGTATAATCTTTGTCAG GATAAAGCTACAACTGGAAAGCAAGGTCTGGGAGCTAAGGGTAAGTCCAAGAAAATTGCTGGTGCTGATTGGAAGGGAAAGAAGACATCATTTAgtgatagtgaagatgatgacgaagaagaagatggtgaagaCACCAATGAAGAGGACGATGAATCCGAGGATTCTGCTGAACCTTGTTCTCCAGTTAAAGAAAAGCTCAGTGAGGTTGTCATAACAGAAAGGAGTGACGAGGAGAAAGTTAACTTGAAAAAGTTGTGCAAAAAGCTACTTCGTCAG GCCCCTGGTAAGTCAATGAAGCTGAAAGATCTAAGATCACTTATTGAGGCCCAATCACCATCTgtcttttcaaaattttcttcaaAGCGTGGAGCTCTCTCATACTTGAAACAGAAG CTTCTAGGCAGCAAGAAGTTTCATCTGGACAGGAAGAAAGTGAGTCTCCCACAATGA